One stretch of Pedobacter riviphilus DNA includes these proteins:
- a CDS encoding 1-acyl-sn-glycerol-3-phosphate acyltransferase, with protein sequence MEVKSDASVLILANHFSWWDGFFLFYINKKVFKKQFHVLVNAENYNKVGFLKYLGAFAAENKGKDVLETLNYAGKLLDNPQNLVLVFPQGKLYSNHLKNISFEKGVMQIINASQKKINIIFAATFIDYFAKRKPTAYTYLQHWENEEYVSLQLLKSAYNKHYDQSVVKQNQLIE encoded by the coding sequence GCCAATCATTTCAGCTGGTGGGATGGTTTTTTTCTCTTTTACATCAATAAAAAAGTATTTAAAAAACAATTTCATGTTTTGGTAAATGCAGAAAATTATAATAAAGTAGGTTTCTTGAAGTATCTTGGTGCTTTTGCTGCCGAAAATAAAGGTAAAGATGTTTTAGAAACCCTTAATTATGCAGGAAAACTGTTAGATAACCCCCAAAATTTGGTGCTTGTATTCCCCCAGGGTAAATTGTATTCGAACCATCTAAAAAATATCAGCTTCGAAAAAGGAGTGATGCAGATAATTAATGCCAGTCAGAAAAAAATCAATATTATTTTTGCTGCTACCTTTATCGATTATTTTGCGAAAAGAAAACCAACGGCCTATACTTATCTACAGCATTGGGAGAATGAGGAGTATGTGAGTTTGCAATTGCTAAAAAGTGCCTACAATAAACATTACGATCAATCGGTTGTTAAACAAAATCAGCTTATTGAATGA
- a CDS encoding glycosyltransferase, producing MTIFIYAILIFLVIRFSVTVFNFLSNPKLPRVVKHYHDKVSILIPARNEAADILELLVSIQNQDYTNYEVIVLDDNSDDHTFEVVENFCLNNPQFKVVKGKELPSNWLGKNYACHQLSELATGKYLLFIDADESVKRGLINSLINRMEIGGLALLSVFTNQTIKSIGERLTVPLMHFILLNLLPLRLVRLSKNPAFAAASGQCMFFNANNYKENHWHERVKNQVVEDVEIMKLVKQEKFNAEALLANGLIYCRMYKNLGESLNGFSKNLLAGFGNNIIILLFYQLLVTIGPVILILNFNIALLVLPLTLIILSRMMISYLSGQNVLINLILHPLQMLFFLIISFISIIKHIFKTSTWKGRTIKTI from the coding sequence ATGACAATTTTTATTTACGCCATTTTAATTTTTCTGGTCATCCGGTTTTCGGTTACTGTATTCAATTTCCTTTCCAATCCAAAGTTGCCGAGAGTGGTTAAGCACTATCATGATAAGGTTTCAATCTTAATTCCTGCGCGAAATGAAGCAGCGGATATTTTGGAATTGCTCGTTTCGATACAAAATCAGGATTACACCAATTATGAGGTTATTGTTTTAGACGATAACAGTGATGATCATACATTCGAGGTGGTAGAAAATTTTTGCCTTAACAACCCACAGTTCAAAGTGGTAAAAGGAAAAGAACTCCCAAGCAATTGGCTTGGAAAAAACTATGCATGCCACCAGCTTAGCGAATTGGCTACAGGGAAATATCTTTTGTTTATCGACGCGGACGAATCAGTAAAAAGAGGATTGATTAATAGCCTGATCAATCGGATGGAAATTGGAGGTCTGGCTTTGTTAAGTGTTTTTACCAACCAAACTATAAAATCGATAGGCGAGCGGTTAACTGTTCCATTAATGCATTTTATCCTATTAAATTTATTGCCTTTGCGTTTGGTCAGGCTTTCAAAAAATCCGGCATTTGCAGCGGCAAGTGGGCAATGTATGTTTTTTAATGCCAATAATTACAAAGAAAACCATTGGCATGAACGGGTTAAAAACCAGGTTGTAGAAGATGTGGAGATTATGAAGTTGGTAAAACAAGAAAAATTTAATGCCGAAGCCCTTTTAGCCAACGGATTGATCTATTGCAGGATGTACAAGAATTTAGGCGAAAGCTTAAATGGTTTCAGTAAAAATTTATTGGCAGGTTTTGGTAATAACATCATAATATTATTATTTTACCAGCTTTTGGTAACCATAGGACCAGTAATTTTAATCTTAAACTTTAATATTGCTTTACTTGTATTACCATTAACTTTAATCATATTAAGCAGAATGATGATCTCTTATTTATCGGGGCAAAATGTTTTGATAAATCTGATTTTACATCCTTTACAGATGTTGTTCTTCTTAATTATTTCATTCATTTCTATAATAAAACATATTTTTAAAACGAGCACATGGAAGGGCAGAACGATCAAAACGATTTAA
- a CDS encoding carotenoid biosynthesis protein codes for MEGQNDQNDLKIKRLAVAIIVVFHVVGLLGFLIPAIQPYFIKLVPFHLLLMFAVIVFSYNADVKRLLLLVSGVFLCGFLVEVLGVHTGKIFGSYYYGDTLGYKVAAVPLLMGVNWVILIFSVGQMMKSMKIRHSILASVFGAFILVGFDFFLEPVAMKFNYWQWDWHEIPVQNYVAWFIVSVILLKFYYALGLKQQKYIGVAMFASQLIFFVVLYMTAGTNIFA; via the coding sequence ATGGAAGGGCAGAACGATCAAAACGATTTAAAGATTAAAAGGCTTGCGGTTGCAATAATTGTCGTTTTTCATGTGGTTGGCTTGCTTGGCTTCTTAATTCCAGCCATTCAGCCTTATTTTATCAAACTAGTTCCCTTTCATTTGTTGTTGATGTTTGCCGTAATTGTTTTTTCGTACAATGCAGATGTTAAACGTTTATTGTTGCTGGTTTCCGGTGTATTTCTCTGTGGTTTTTTAGTCGAGGTATTGGGTGTGCATACCGGAAAGATATTTGGTAGTTATTATTATGGCGATACATTGGGATATAAAGTAGCTGCGGTTCCATTATTAATGGGTGTAAATTGGGTAATTCTTATTTTCAGTGTGGGGCAAATGATGAAAAGTATGAAAATCAGGCATAGTATTTTGGCTTCGGTTTTTGGTGCTTTTATACTGGTAGGGTTCGATTTCTTTTTGGAGCCAGTAGCCATGAAATTTAATTATTGGCAGTGGGACTGGCATGAAATTCCTGTTCAGAATTACGTAGCCTGGTTTATTGTTTCGGTAATTTTGTTAAAGTTTTACTATGCTTTAGGCTTAAAGCAACAGAAATATATTGGGGTTGCAATGTTTGCCTCACAGCTAATCTTTTTTGTTGTCTTATACATGACAGCTGGAACAAATATTTTTGCTTAA
- a CDS encoding DUF2683 family protein: MMETLIVQPKNKKQLLAVEAVLQALNVSFKKEKSYSPEFISEIAKGEDDVKNGRLTRVKDVQDIWKSIL, translated from the coding sequence ATGATGGAAACACTAATCGTACAGCCTAAAAATAAAAAACAGCTTTTGGCAGTTGAGGCCGTGTTACAAGCATTGAATGTATCTTTTAAAAAAGAGAAAAGCTATAGCCCTGAATTTATAAGTGAAATAGCTAAAGGGGAGGATGATGTGAAAAATGGACGTTTAACAAGGGTTAAGGATGTTCAAGATATATGGAAAAGTATTTTGTAG
- a CDS encoding Txe/YoeB family addiction module toxin, protein MEKYFVDITDQAKKQLAEILKSGDKASIKKLQQIFIELSIHPASGVGKPEKLKFEFSGYWSRQINKKDRLVYRIDEEIITVFVISAKGHYHDK, encoded by the coding sequence ATGGAAAAGTATTTTGTAGACATTACGGATCAAGCTAAAAAACAATTGGCTGAGATCCTTAAATCAGGCGATAAAGCTTCCATTAAAAAACTCCAGCAAATTTTTATAGAATTAAGTATTCATCCGGCATCAGGTGTAGGTAAACCTGAAAAATTAAAATTTGAATTTTCTGGCTATTGGTCAAGACAAATAAATAAAAAAGATAGGTTAGTCTATAGAATCGATGAAGAGATTATTACTGTATTTGTAATTTCTGCAAAGGGACATTACCACGATAAATAA
- a CDS encoding 4-hydroxy-3-methylbut-2-enyl diphosphate reductase: protein MSNLNLQVNIDKSSGFCFGVVYAIEMAEDILDNEGYLYCLGDIVHNDEEVERLTNRGLKIIDHEVLKNLRDEKVLIRAHGEAPSTYQLALENNLTLIDASCPVVLKLQNRIKNSHDDDEQVLIFGKHGHAEVIGLQGQTDGKAIVFQDLAELDNVELPARFTLYSQTTKSTDKFYHIKDELLSRGYEVKANDTICRQVSNRYEELEDFVSHYDKIVFVSGKKSSNGKVLYDVCKKHNDNSYFISNVEELDQTWFNENDKVGICGATSTPMWLMEKVKAALEKY, encoded by the coding sequence ATGAGCAATTTAAACTTACAGGTCAACATCGATAAATCATCAGGCTTTTGCTTTGGCGTAGTGTATGCTATAGAAATGGCCGAAGATATTCTGGATAACGAAGGTTATTTATATTGCCTTGGCGATATTGTGCATAATGATGAAGAAGTAGAGCGTTTAACCAATCGCGGATTAAAAATCATCGATCACGAAGTATTAAAAAACTTAAGGGACGAAAAGGTTTTAATCAGGGCACATGGTGAAGCACCCTCAACCTATCAATTGGCTTTAGAAAATAACCTGACTTTAATAGATGCTTCATGTCCTGTTGTACTGAAATTGCAGAACAGGATTAAAAATTCGCATGACGATGATGAGCAAGTACTTATTTTTGGTAAGCATGGGCATGCTGAAGTAATCGGATTACAGGGCCAAACTGATGGTAAGGCGATTGTTTTTCAGGATCTGGCCGAGCTGGATAATGTAGAATTGCCTGCTAGATTTACCCTATACAGCCAAACCACCAAAAGCACCGATAAATTCTATCACATTAAAGATGAGTTATTGAGCAGAGGTTATGAAGTTAAGGCTAACGATACCATTTGCAGGCAGGTATCTAACCGTTACGAAGAGCTGGAAGATTTCGTAAGTCATTACGATAAAATCGTTTTTGTATCGGGCAAGAAATCGTCTAACGGTAAAGTGCTTTACGATGTTTGTAAAAAACACAATGATAATTCTTATTTCATTTCAAATGTTGAAGAGTTAGATCAAACCTGGTTTAACGAAAATGATAAAGTTGGTATCTGCGGTGCCACATCTACACCAATGTGGCTGATGGAAAAGGTTAAAGCCGCTTTGGAAAAATACTAG
- a CDS encoding fatty acid desaturase: MKTVKPHTGILVALTVITCWLVSLYFLLTWDFAWSNPLVYLMIVVQMHLYTGLFITAHDAMHGTISPYPKANNFIGYLSVFLYAGFFYNRLYVKHHQHHQHVHTENDPDFAPHGFWKWYLRFMLNYVTIIQLVIMAVAYNVLKIWIDEKNLLLFWVLPSLLSTFQLFYFGTYLPHKGEHDNEYHSSTLQKNHFVAFFTCYFFGYHLEHHQKPGVPWWQLYKTK; encoded by the coding sequence TTGAAAACTGTAAAACCACATACCGGAATTCTGGTTGCGTTAACCGTAATTACCTGTTGGCTGGTTTCCCTTTATTTCTTGCTTACATGGGATTTTGCCTGGAGTAATCCTTTGGTTTATCTGATGATTGTTGTTCAAATGCATTTGTACACCGGCTTGTTTATTACCGCTCACGATGCTATGCACGGAACGATATCTCCTTACCCAAAAGCAAATAATTTTATTGGCTATCTTTCCGTTTTTCTCTACGCAGGTTTTTTTTATAACCGTTTGTATGTGAAACATCACCAGCATCATCAGCATGTACATACCGAAAACGATCCTGATTTTGCGCCACATGGCTTTTGGAAATGGTATTTACGTTTCATGCTAAATTATGTTACGATAATTCAATTAGTGATTATGGCCGTAGCCTATAATGTTTTGAAAATCTGGATCGATGAAAAGAACCTGCTGTTGTTTTGGGTACTGCCATCCCTATTAAGCACTTTTCAGTTATTTTATTTTGGAACCTATTTGCCTCATAAAGGAGAACACGATAATGAATATCATTCTTCAACTTTGCAGAAAAATCATTTTGTTGCCTTCTTTACCTGTTACTTTTTTGGTTATCATTTAGAACATCATCAAAAGCCAGGCGTACCCTGGTGGCAGCTTTATAAGACAAAATAA
- the hemH gene encoding ferrochelatase: MSKKGILLVNLGTPDSTATADVKKYLDQFLMDERVIDIPKLNRTLLVKGIIVPFRSPKTAKLYREIWDENGSPLLYYSKLQAKMLQERLGDEYHVELAMRYQNPSVASALANLKAGLVESIQVIPMFPQYASASTGSVIQLVMELVGKWPTVPPISFVNSFHDNELMIKVFAENAKKHHVESYDHVLFSFHGLPERQLLKCDHTGSYCLKSADCCQTLNDTNKFCYSAQGHDTARLIAKELNLSKDQYTVCFQSRLGKEPWVQPYTTDVLKKLAAEGKKRLLVFSPAFVADCLETLYEITVEYHEEFKALGGEHVQLVESLNDSPIFIEALAGMVK; the protein is encoded by the coding sequence ATGAGCAAAAAGGGAATTTTACTGGTAAATTTAGGAACGCCCGATAGTACGGCAACAGCTGATGTCAAAAAATATCTTGATCAATTTTTGATGGATGAAAGGGTAATCGATATTCCTAAACTGAACCGTACACTATTGGTTAAAGGGATTATTGTTCCTTTCCGTAGCCCTAAAACTGCTAAATTGTACCGCGAAATATGGGATGAAAACGGTTCGCCGCTTTTGTATTATAGCAAGTTGCAGGCTAAAATGCTACAAGAAAGATTAGGTGATGAATACCACGTAGAACTAGCCATGCGTTACCAAAACCCATCTGTTGCATCGGCGTTAGCCAATTTAAAAGCGGGGTTGGTAGAGAGTATACAGGTAATACCGATGTTTCCACAATATGCTTCTGCGAGTACAGGTTCAGTAATACAATTGGTAATGGAATTGGTGGGCAAGTGGCCAACTGTCCCGCCAATATCGTTTGTTAATTCGTTCCATGATAACGAATTGATGATTAAAGTTTTTGCAGAAAATGCCAAAAAACATCATGTAGAAAGCTATGATCACGTATTGTTTAGCTTCCATGGCTTACCTGAACGTCAATTGTTAAAGTGTGACCATACCGGAAGTTATTGTTTAAAAAGTGCCGATTGCTGCCAGACATTAAATGATACCAATAAATTCTGTTATTCTGCACAAGGACATGATACGGCCAGGTTAATTGCGAAAGAATTAAATCTGTCAAAAGACCAATATACCGTTTGTTTCCAATCTCGTTTAGGTAAAGAGCCATGGGTACAACCTTACACTACTGATGTGTTGAAGAAATTGGCTGCCGAAGGCAAAAAACGTCTTTTGGTTTTTAGTCCTGCTTTTGTAGCCGATTGTTTAGAAACACTTTACGAAATTACGGTAGAATACCATGAAGAGTTTAAGGCTTTGGGTGGCGAACATGTTCAGCTGGTAGAAAGCTTGAACGATAGTCCTATATTTATCGAGGCTTTGGCCGGAATGGTTAAATAA
- a CDS encoding gluconokinase, with the protein MASFIVLMGVSGSGKTVVGKALAPRINAEFIDGDNLHSQRNVDKMAAGIPLTDADRLGWLQLIAKVGREHVAHGTSCIIACSALKKSYRDLLRTDNASICFIYLKGSFDLIHNRIIKRSHQYMPSSLLKSQFETLEEPQTDERDIVTVSIDQSIPEIIAEIVKTDLIS; encoded by the coding sequence ATGGCGAGCTTTATTGTTTTAATGGGCGTTTCGGGAAGTGGTAAAACAGTAGTTGGTAAAGCTTTGGCCCCGAGAATAAATGCTGAATTTATAGATGGCGATAACCTGCATTCGCAACGTAATGTAGATAAAATGGCTGCCGGAATTCCGTTAACAGATGCAGATCGTTTGGGTTGGCTACAGCTGATTGCGAAAGTTGGTCGCGAACATGTTGCCCATGGTACAAGCTGTATTATTGCTTGTTCTGCACTCAAGAAATCTTATCGCGATTTGCTGAGAACAGATAATGCATCAATCTGCTTTATTTATTTAAAAGGAAGTTTCGATTTAATTCACAATCGGATTATTAAACGTTCTCATCAATATATGCCAAGTAGTTTATTGAAAAGTCAGTTTGAAACATTGGAAGAGCCACAAACTGATGAACGGGATATAGTAACGGTTTCAATTGATCAGAGCATTCCCGAAATCATAGCAGAAATTGTTAAGACCGATCTGATTTCGTAA
- a CDS encoding 3-deoxy-D-manno-octulosonic acid transferase gives MARRYEITLMLLLYIIGIRLYTLLIRIFSLFNPKAKLFINGRKNVYTQIAQKINPSEKHIWFHFASLGEFEQGRPVLEKLKALYPAKKIVVTFFSPSGYEIRKNYALADVFYLPIDTPANAKRFIASINPEMAIFTKYEFWHFYFKELKDRGIPLYVISGIFRESQAFFKWYGSFYRNILKSVTYFFVQNEESKNLLKSIGLNNVTINGDTRFDRVYENAQSPKQLVLIESFIGNSPTFVCGSTWPEDEKILSALPEKYPNWKFIIAPHEIHESHIESIEKQFSVGSARFSVFSTQLTDESSQISALKSQILIIDNIGMLSSLYQYGNVAYIGGGFGTGIHNTLEAAAFGLPVIFGPKYDKFQEAKDLIAIGAAKSISTIEELIDAFEGFAKNEDAAKQAKRYVTDKKGATDQIISMITKSDRS, from the coding sequence TTGGCACGAAGATATGAAATTACACTAATGCTTTTGCTTTACATAATCGGAATTCGGCTTTACACTTTGCTTATCAGGATATTTTCCTTATTCAATCCTAAAGCGAAGCTGTTTATAAATGGTCGTAAAAACGTCTATACACAAATTGCTCAGAAAATTAATCCGAGCGAAAAACATATATGGTTTCATTTTGCCTCTTTGGGCGAATTTGAACAGGGCAGGCCAGTTTTAGAAAAGCTAAAAGCCCTTTATCCTGCTAAGAAAATCGTAGTAACTTTTTTCTCTCCTTCGGGATATGAAATCAGAAAAAATTATGCCCTGGCAGATGTATTTTATCTCCCCATTGATACCCCAGCTAATGCCAAACGTTTTATAGCAAGCATTAATCCTGAAATGGCCATTTTTACCAAGTACGAATTTTGGCATTTTTATTTTAAGGAATTAAAAGATCGGGGCATTCCTTTATATGTGATTTCTGGGATTTTTAGAGAAAGTCAGGCATTTTTTAAATGGTACGGTAGTTTTTACCGCAATATTTTAAAATCTGTTACTTACTTTTTTGTACAAAATGAAGAAAGTAAAAATCTTTTAAAATCGATCGGGTTAAATAATGTAACCATAAATGGTGATACCCGTTTCGATCGTGTTTATGAAAATGCGCAATCGCCAAAACAGCTTGTCCTGATCGAAAGCTTTATCGGCAACTCCCCTACATTCGTTTGCGGAAGCACCTGGCCTGAGGATGAAAAAATATTATCGGCTTTGCCTGAAAAATATCCCAACTGGAAGTTTATCATTGCGCCACACGAGATCCACGAAAGTCATATCGAAAGTATCGAGAAACAGTTTTCAGTTGGCAGTGCACGGTTTTCAGTTTTCAGTACGCAGTTGACAGATGAAAGTTCTCAAATCTCGGCTCTCAAATCTCAAATCTTAATAATTGACAACATTGGTATGCTCTCTTCATTATATCAATATGGAAATGTAGCATATATTGGTGGTGGTTTTGGAACGGGAATACACAACACCTTGGAAGCTGCAGCGTTTGGCTTGCCTGTAATTTTCGGCCCGAAATACGATAAATTTCAGGAAGCAAAAGATTTAATTGCCATAGGTGCGGCCAAAAGCATTTCTACTATTGAGGAATTGATTGATGCATTTGAGGGTTTTGCCAAAAATGAAGATGCCGCAAAGCAAGCCAAAAGATATGTTACAGATAAAAAAGGAGCAACCGATCAGATTATTTCGATGATTACGAAATCAGATCGGTCTTAA
- a CDS encoding UDP-glucose dehydrogenase family protein has protein sequence MKIAVIGTGYVGLVTGTCLAETGNDVICVDINEAKVKQMKAGEVPIYEPGLDLLFHRNIEQERLTFTTNLADAVKEAQIIFMALPTPPGGDGAADLSYILGAAKDISKLITEYKVIVNKSTVPVGTADKVKAVFAENTSIEVDVVSNPEFLREGVAVDDFMKPDRVVLGTKSERAKKLMTELYGPYVRQGNPILFMDERSSELTKYAANSFLATKITFMNEIANLCELVGADVDSVRRGIGSDDRIGKRFLFPGVGYGGSCFPKDVQALVKSSDDYAYDFQILKSVMEVNERQKTILVDKVLKYYKGDIKGKHFALWGLAFKPETDDIREAPALYIIDALVKNGATVTVFDPEAMTNVKNVIGDQVNYAKNQYEALEGADALLIATEWSVFRNPDFEKIDNILKNKVVFDGRNLYDLQKMIDLGYYYNSIGRKLID, from the coding sequence ATGAAGATAGCCGTTATTGGTACCGGATACGTAGGTTTAGTTACCGGAACCTGTTTAGCAGAAACAGGAAATGATGTAATATGTGTTGACATTAACGAAGCAAAGGTAAAACAAATGAAGGCTGGTGAAGTGCCGATTTACGAGCCCGGTTTAGATCTTTTGTTCCATAGAAATATAGAACAGGAAAGGTTAACCTTTACAACGAACCTTGCAGATGCCGTAAAAGAAGCGCAGATTATTTTTATGGCTTTGCCAACGCCTCCAGGTGGAGATGGCGCTGCTGATCTTTCTTATATTTTAGGCGCTGCAAAGGATATTTCCAAACTGATTACCGAATATAAGGTCATCGTAAATAAATCAACTGTTCCCGTTGGAACGGCCGATAAAGTAAAGGCTGTTTTTGCCGAAAATACTTCGATTGAAGTAGATGTGGTATCCAATCCTGAGTTTTTAAGGGAGGGTGTAGCTGTTGACGATTTTATGAAACCTGATCGTGTGGTTTTAGGAACTAAAAGCGAAAGGGCGAAAAAGCTGATGACTGAATTATATGGTCCTTATGTACGTCAGGGAAACCCAATTCTTTTTATGGATGAGCGTTCGTCTGAACTGACTAAATACGCGGCAAACTCTTTCCTTGCCACCAAAATCACGTTCATGAACGAAATCGCAAACCTTTGCGAACTGGTAGGTGCTGATGTTGATTCGGTAAGAAGGGGCATAGGCTCTGATGACCGTATCGGTAAACGTTTCCTTTTTCCGGGCGTAGGTTACGGTGGCTCTTGTTTTCCGAAGGATGTTCAGGCACTGGTAAAATCATCTGATGATTATGCCTACGATTTTCAGATCCTGAAATCGGTAATGGAGGTTAACGAAAGACAAAAAACAATCCTTGTTGATAAGGTGCTTAAATATTACAAAGGTGATATAAAAGGCAAACATTTTGCACTTTGGGGTTTGGCCTTTAAACCAGAAACCGACGATATCCGCGAGGCACCGGCCTTATATATTATCGACGCATTGGTTAAAAACGGTGCTACCGTTACCGTATTTGATCCGGAGGCAATGACAAATGTTAAAAATGTTATCGGCGATCAGGTAAACTATGCCAAAAACCAATACGAAGCTTTAGAAGGTGCTGATGCACTGCTGATTGCGACTGAATGGTCGGTTTTCCGTAATCCTGATTTTGAGAAAATCGACAACATCTTAAAAAATAAAGTGGTTTTCGATGGCCGAAATTTATACGATTTACAAAAAATGATCGATCTTGGCTATTATTATAACAGCATAGGTAGAAAATTAATAGATTAA
- a CDS encoding UDP-glucuronic acid decarboxylase family protein: MGQKRILITGAAGFLGSHLCDRFVNEGYHVIGMDNLITGDLANIEHLFKLENFEFYNHDVSKFVHIPGKLHYILHFASPASPIDYLKIPIQTLKVGSLGTHNLLGLARNKNARMLIASTSEVYGDPNVNPQPEEYWGNVNPVGPRGVYDEAKRFQEAITMAYHTFHGVETRIVRIFNTYGPRMRLNDGRVLPAFIGQALRGEDLTIFGDGSQTRSFCYVDDLIEGIYRLLMSDYAQPVNIGNPDEITIKQFCEEIIKLTGTTQKIVYKELPQDDPKQRRPDITKAREILGWEPKIGRAEGLKITYEYFKSLPAEALEKIDHKDFTTFNR; this comes from the coding sequence ATGGGGCAGAAGAGAATATTGATTACAGGTGCAGCCGGATTTTTAGGCTCACACCTTTGTGATCGTTTTGTGAATGAGGGTTATCATGTTATCGGAATGGATAACCTGATTACGGGCGATTTGGCAAATATCGAACACCTGTTCAAGCTGGAGAATTTTGAGTTTTATAACCACGATGTTTCCAAATTTGTACATATTCCAGGTAAACTTCATTACATTTTACATTTTGCTTCACCCGCAAGTCCGATAGATTACCTTAAAATCCCGATCCAGACACTTAAAGTAGGTTCGTTAGGTACGCATAACCTTTTGGGTTTGGCCCGTAATAAAAATGCAAGAATGCTGATTGCTTCAACTTCTGAAGTTTATGGCGATCCAAATGTAAATCCTCAGCCAGAGGAATATTGGGGCAATGTAAATCCGGTTGGTCCACGTGGTGTTTACGACGAGGCCAAACGCTTTCAGGAAGCTATTACTATGGCCTACCATACTTTCCATGGCGTAGAAACAAGAATCGTTAGGATTTTTAATACCTATGGACCGAGAATGCGCCTGAATGATGGTCGTGTTTTACCTGCTTTTATCGGCCAGGCTTTAAGAGGCGAAGATTTAACTATCTTTGGCGACGGAAGTCAGACACGTTCTTTCTGTTATGTTGATGATCTGATTGAAGGGATTTATCGTTTATTGATGAGCGACTATGCACAGCCGGTAAACATTGGTAATCCAGATGAAATTACCATCAAGCAATTCTGTGAGGAAATTATCAAACTTACAGGCACTACGCAGAAAATCGTTTATAAGGAACTTCCGCAGGATGATCCTAAACAGCGCAGACCGGATATTACCAAAGCGAGAGAGATATTGGGATGGGAGCCTAAGATAGGTCGCGCCGAAGGATTGAAGATTACATACGAATATTTTAAATCATTGCCTGCAGAGGCTTTGGAGAAGATAGATCATAAAGATTTTACCACATTTAACCGTTAA
- the galE gene encoding UDP-glucose 4-epimerase GalE yields the protein MAKILVTGGTGYIGSHTAVELHNAGYEVVIVDNLSNSNIKILTQLHAITGKWFDFHEIDLQDDRAVQEFAENHTDIDGIIHFAASKAVGESVEQPLKYYKNNFYGLINLLTSFNRKINFVFSSSCTVYGQPETLPVTEAAPVQKAESPYGNTKQIAEEILAETAAVTPDLNVIALRYFNPVGAHETALIGELPNGIPANLVPFITQSAIGKRGPITVYGDDYNTPDGSAIRDYIHVVDLAKAHVAAIKKLEEGNPNGNYDVFNIGTGKGSSVLEIIAAFERVNGEKLEYKIGPRRAGDIVQIYGDVQKANNELGWKANLDINEMMRSAWEWEKYIKANPF from the coding sequence ATGGCAAAAATATTAGTTACTGGCGGAACAGGATACATAGGTTCGCACACAGCAGTAGAGTTACACAACGCAGGATACGAAGTCGTAATTGTTGATAACCTTTCTAACTCGAATATCAAAATTCTAACCCAGCTTCATGCCATCACTGGCAAATGGTTCGATTTTCATGAAATAGATCTGCAGGATGACAGAGCTGTTCAGGAATTTGCAGAAAACCATACCGATATTGATGGGATTATTCACTTTGCCGCATCAAAAGCTGTAGGCGAATCGGTAGAACAGCCTTTAAAATACTATAAAAACAATTTTTATGGTTTAATTAACCTGTTAACCTCGTTTAACAGGAAGATTAATTTTGTGTTTTCTTCATCTTGCACCGTTTATGGCCAGCCAGAAACTTTACCTGTAACCGAAGCTGCACCAGTACAGAAAGCCGAATCTCCTTACGGAAATACCAAACAGATTGCCGAAGAAATATTGGCAGAAACTGCTGCAGTAACTCCTGACCTGAATGTTATCGCTTTGCGTTATTTCAATCCTGTTGGAGCGCATGAAACCGCTTTAATTGGCGAGTTGCCAAATGGTATTCCTGCCAACCTAGTTCCGTTCATCACGCAATCGGCCATTGGCAAGCGCGGCCCGATTACCGTTTATGGTGATGATTATAATACTCCTGATGGTTCTGCCATCCGCGATTATATCCACGTGGTAGATCTTGCTAAAGCACACGTTGCAGCCATCAAAAAATTAGAAGAAGGAAACCCTAACGGTAATTACGATGTTTTCAACATTGGTACGGGTAAAGGTTCTTCAGTTTTAGAGATTATTGCTGCTTTTGAGAGAGTGAACGGAGAAAAACTTGAGTATAAAATCGGTCCAAGAAGGGCAGGTGATATTGTTCAGATTTATGGCGACGTACAAAAAGCGAATAACGAACTGGGCTGGAAAGCTAATCTTGATATCAACGAAATGATGCGCTCTGCATGGGAGTGGGAAAAATACATTAAGGCTAACCCTTTTTAA